A stretch of DNA from Cryptomeria japonica chromosome 4, Sugi_1.0, whole genome shotgun sequence:
TATTCGATGATATTGATTGTTTACCATCTGTACAAAATTTAACTATAATTGTAAAATTATGTAACTAAAATTTAGTTGAAAACTTTTGGTAAACCTCTAGCGTCTGATTGAAAGCTTCATTCAGTAGTCTACTTCCGCTAATCAGGTCTGCATATAACAACGCTtgtattattattaaaattttgaaGAAACAATGTGTTTATGGAAAAAACATAATAACAACACTTGTATTAGTACTACAATTTTGAAAAAAAGTGtgttaatagaaaaaaaaattggacaaaatgattttttattaaagctatgagattttcACAATCTATTTTGTATTCTAATGtatttttttggattcgattgtgtgtatttttttccatgACGCTTTGAATCACACTCGATGAATGAAAAGGATTCCAAAGACATGAAAGATGATGAATCAcgtctttggaattcttttcatcatgATGAATCagggagtgtgattcgaaacgttgatggaaataaatacacacaattgaatccaggaAAATACATTAgaatatttttttattacaatattctaatgcataaaaaatatgatcaaatatcaattgAGAAATGCATTTCGTCAATATGAACAAAAAATTATAGAATGGTCAAAAAATTCACACATAATCATAATTAGGGTTCTGATGAGTCTCATGAGTGATGTTAAAAATTGATAAAGAAAAAGCTTTcagattaaaaatgaaaaaaatacactTTACACTTAAATTCCTGTATTGGTAATTTGGGTGTATGATAAACAACATGGGTTATTTGTGTTAATTAAATCATGGTTATTTCTAAGTAATGAAATATTCaaactatatataattatttttaattaccaGAAGGTCTCTGTCATGTATAGTGATTTCTAATGTCACCTAGGATTGCTTTTCTCTGGCATACTGGGCACtgttaatatttcaaaaaaaaatcaagttagTAACAAAATTGATAAAAACAATTTGATCTGGTTTAAAAATTAAGAAGAACCTAATCTTACCTTAGAAATCTTAGCACCAGTTTCCTTAATCCATTTTTCTATGCATGACCTTCCAAAAAAGTGGCCACAGGCAAGAGAGCTGCAAATTTTCACATTAAAACAAAAATTCTTTCAACTTCAAGCTCCAAAGAATCATTATAATCTTAACCCTCAACCAAAATTCTGACCCACCGtttattgtttaaaataaaaataaaaatagatatgtGACTAAAATTCTGGTATATGCAATCTTAATCTAaaaagaaagaattaatgaaaGCCAGCATACCAAGTATTATGATCGCCTGTAGCAACGCATGACTCCATGCAAATAAGGCAATCGGAAACTTTTTCATCTTTGCCACTCAACTCCTCAACAATCTCCTTCTGTTTTAACAAATTCTTAGTCTTCATTAACTCCTCGGAAACTGCCATTTTATCTTGAGCAGCAAGATCCAATTCACATTTAAGCTGATCAGATTGCTGCATGTAATGTGCTACTTTCTCATCAGCTTGTTTCAATTGATCTGATAGCTTGTCATTTTCTTTCAATACTCTACCATTATCTTCAATAACACAGCCCAGAGCAACTTTCAAATTACCAAATTCTTTCTGCACTTGTTCCAATTGATTACACTTGTTCGTACGAATTTCAAGAATcttgtttgtttcttgcaacatcTCATCCGTTCGGAGCTTCTCGTTGGAAATTCTCTTCCTCTCTTGCAGAACATGGTTAAACTCGACCTCGAGCAAACCCAAATCATACAGCTTTTGCTCGTATTTTTGCTTGTAGTTTCTCTGACGAGAAGATAAACATTCTGAAACGCTAGGTCCAGGACCCAACCCATACTCATAATATCCCCTGTTATAATGTTCCAAACTGACTCGTCCCTTGTTTTTCCTCTTTCTGCGCTTACTAGACCGCTTTCTGCTATTGCTCGGTTGCTGTTTTTGGGGGCTCTTTACGAATGAGGACATGAAAGAAAACCCATCTTCGTAGAATGGCGAAGGGACTTCATTTTCTGTCAAAGCCCAGGACTTCATCACACAAAGGGAGAATTGCAGTGAATAACAGGTAGAATTGCAGTGTGGAGGATGGAGAAGATCTTGAGAAGATAAAGGCAAGTACTGACTGGTAGAGATTTTTTGTACAGCTAGATTAGGGTGACAAGATTCGATGCAGAATAATATCTTTGATTTTGAGTGTGAGGGGCTTCTTTGCTTGATTAGCAGTTAATTCAGATGATGCCCATACGGACACATTAATGGTTTTAAGAGTTTCCTAATATTTGCCATAAATACTCGCCTACTCTCTACGTGTGTAAAATATATTTAATGTGATTGTAGAGGCAGACAAT
This window harbors:
- the LOC131875204 gene encoding uncharacterized protein LOC131875204 is translated as MKSWALTENEVPSPFYEDGFSFMSSFVKSPQKQQPSNSRKRSSKRRKRKNKGRVSLEHYNRGYYEYGLGPGPSVSECLSSRQRNYKQKYEQKLYDLGLLEVEFNHVLQERKRISNEKLRTDEMLQETNKILEIRTNKCNQLEQVQKEFGNLKVALGCVIEDNGRVLKENDKLSDQLKQADEKVAHYMQQSDQLKCELDLAAQDKMAVSEELMKTKNLLKQKEIVEELSGKDEKVSDCLICMESCVATGDHNTCSLACGHFFGRSCIEKWIKETGAKISKCPVCQRKAILGDIRNHYT